From the Deinococcus sonorensis KR-87 genome, the window GGCGTCCTGCGGCTCCGGCGGCTGCCAGTCCGGCGCCGCGGCCGCCACCACCTGCAGCCCGCCCGCCCGCCGCGCCTGTTCCAGCGCCTCCAGCTGCCGAGGCGTGCCGCGGAACAGCGCCCGGCGGTGGCTGAGCGTGACCTGTGCCCCCTGCTGGTGCAGCTGGAGGGCGGCCTGGGTGGCCTGCGGTACGCCCCCCTGCACCCACACCCGCTGGCCCCGGTGCTCGCCCGGCTGCGGCCAGTCGGTGTGCATGCCCGGTTCCGGCGCGGGCCTGGGCCGCAGCGCGCCCAGGCCCGCGGCCAGAATGACCGCGCCGGCCGGGTAGCGCTGATGGTCGGTGCCGACCACCCAGCCGGCGCCGTCCGGCTCCAGGGCGGTGACCAGCTCGCCCAGCCGGACGTCCACCGCGAATGGCGTCAGCTGCCGCACCAGCTGCGCGACGAGCTGGTCGGCGTAGGCGTTCGGGGCGGCCGGCACGTCGTAGACCCGCCGGTCCGGGTACAGGGCGCTCAGCTGCCCGCCCAGCTCCGGCCGGGCCTCAATCAGCCGCACCGACACGCCGCGCAGCGCCGCGTAGAAGGCGGCGTATAGCCCAGCCGGACCGCCACCCACGATCAGCACGTCGGTGGCAGGGGCGAGCGGCAGCGGCTCCATCATCGCCGGGCCGACCGTTACGACTTGACGACCCGCTGGCTGCGGATGATGTGCAGCATCTCGTGCCGGTGCGCCACCTTGGCGCGCGGGCGGCCCTGCGCCTGGCCCTGCTCCAGCTCGTGGCGGTCCAGCGCCTGCCAGTCGGCCAGCGTCACCACTTCCACCTGACGGCTGCTCAGCAGCGCGTCCACGGCCTCCCGGCCCGGCTGGGCGGCCGCCGGCAGCGTGCCTGCCGCCGCGTCGTCCAGCAGCTGCCGCACGCTCTCCACCGCGTCGGCCTTGTTGGTGCCGATCACGCCGCTGGGGCCGCGCTTGATCCAGCCGGCGGCGTACTCGCCGACCCGGCCCTCCACCCGGCCCTGGCTGTTGGGAATCACCGCGCGGCGCTCATCGAACGGCACCCCCGGCACCTGCACCCCCCGGTAGCCCACGCTGCGCAGCACCATCTGCACCGGCAGCACCTCATACTCGCCGGTGCCCACCGCGTTGCCCGCCTCGTCCAGCCGGTTGCGCTCGATCTTCAGCCCGCCCACCCGGCCCTGCCCGTCGTCCAGCACCTCCACCGGCGACACCAGGAAGCGCAGGTGGACGCGGCGCTCCTTGCCCTCCGGGGCACGGGCCGCGAAGCCGCGCAGCACCTCTAGGTTCTTTTTGACGGTGTTGTCGGTGATCTGGGCCTCGCTGGCCTCGTCCACCATCACCTCATCGGGGCGCACCACCGGGTCGGCGTCGTGCAGCTCTCCGAACTCACGCAGTTCCTTGGTGGTGAACTTTGCCTGCGCCGGGCCACGCCGGCCCAGGATGTACACGTCGCGCACCGGGCTGGCGTCCAGCGCCTTCAGGGCGTGCGGCGCGATGTCCGACTCGGCCAGTTCCTGCACGTTCTTAGCCAGGATGCGGGACACGTCCAGCGCCACGTTGCCCACGCCCACCACCGCCACACCCTGGGCGTGCAGCAGCAGGTCGCGGGCCGCCGCATCCGGGTGGCCGTTGTACCACGCCACAAACTCGGTGGCGCTCATGCTGCCTTCCAGGTCCTCGCCGGGAATGCCTAGGCGGCGGTCGGCGCTGGCCCCGAAGGTGTAGATCAGCGCGTCGTAGTGCGCCTTGGCATCCTCGTAGGTCAGGTCGCGGCCGAACTCCACGTTGCCCAGAAAGCGCACGCGCGGGTCGTTGAGGGTGCGCTCGAAGCCGCTCACCACGCTCTTGATCTTGAGGTGGTCCGGCGCCACGCCGTAGCGCACCAGCCCGTAGGGGGTGGGCAGCCGATCCAGCACGTCCACCGACACCGGCACCGTGTCCTGCTTGATGAGGGCCTCGGCGGCAAACACGCCGCTGGGTCCACTGCCGACGATCAGCACGCGCAGCGGACGGTCCTGGGTAAAGGCGGTCATGACGCAAGTGTACCAATGACGTAAAGGGGGTGGATAGGGCAAATCTGGACGTGTCTCCGGCCCGGTACACGAAAACGCCCCGGCCGGAGCCGGGGCGTCTGGTGAAGAGGGAGTCTTACTCGGCGGCGATGCGGGCCAGGGCCTTCTCGTCGCGCAGGGTGATCTTGCCGTAGCCGGCGCTGATCACGCTCTCGCGGCTCAGCTCGCCCACCACCTTGGTCACAGTCTCGCGGACCGAGCCCACGGCCGCGGCCAGCTCGTCGTGCGTGGCGTAGATCATGGTCTCGCCGCTCGGCTGCACCGTGGCGAGCGCCGTGTCCTTCAGCTCCAGCAGCTCGCCGGCGATGCGGGCGCGCAGGCGCTTGCCGACCAGCCGGTAGATGCTCTCGTAGGCGCGTTCCAGCGTGCGAACCAGGTGGGTGGTCACCAGCAGGTTGTCCTCGGCGCTCATCAGGGCCGGGTTAATCACGTCCACGGTGCTGTCGGTGACGGCCTCCGCGAAGTACTGCCGGTTCAGGCCCGCCAGGGCCTCCTCGCCAAAGTAGTCGCCGGGGCGCACGTAGCGCAGGGTCAGGCCGTTGCCGTCGTCGTCCATGGTGTGAATGCGCACCAGGCCGCTGGCCACCCGGTAGAGCATCTCGCTCTTGCCGGGGTACAGGATCACCGAGCCGGGGCGGTGGCTGACGGTGTCGACGAAGGTGTGCTTGTCAATGGTCTTGCTGTCAGTGGTTCGGTCAAGGAGCATATCTGGCCTCCTGGGTCAGTGAAAGAAAGTTGGGGGGTGGTCCGGGCCGTTCCCGACCAATCCCAACGCTGAACACAGTGTACACCAACGTCACAATTTTAGCAACCAAAAAGTTTCTTTAATAACTCTTTACGCTACAGTTCTGCTGGAGAGGTTCAGATTTCTGAAGGTTTCTCAGCCCAGTACGGATCGCGGCTGGATACAATGTGCGGACACATGAAGGAGACCGCATGATTCTGATGCGGGGAGCCGTGCACGATCAGGTGCCGTCCCGACTGGCGCCCTGGGGCGCCGGGGCCTCCTGTGGGTCACTGGCGCCGCGCTGGCAGCTGCTGCTGGGCCGACTGACCCGCCTTCTGGAAGAGCGAGACGCAGAAACTGACCGGCATACTACTCGCGTCACCCATCTGGCCCAGCAGTTCGCCCGCCGGCTGAATGTGCCGCCTGAGCGCTGCCGTGCACTCGGCTGGGGTGCGCGGCTGCACGACATCGGCAAGCTGACGGTGCCGATGGAACTGCTGCAGAAGGCCGGGCCGCTTCATGCCTGGGAACGCGAGGTGCTGTGCGGCCACGTGTGGGCTGGCCAGTGCATCGCCGGGGCGCTGGACGGTCTTCCCGCCGCCGCACTGACCGTGATCGCCGAGCATCACGAGCGCTGGGACGGCCAGGGCTACCCGCGCGGCCTGCGCGGCGAGCAGATCTCGCTGGAGGCGCGGCTGTTCAGCCTGTGCGACGTGTTTGACGCGCTGACGCACCAGCGCAGCTATAAGCCGGCCTGGGGGCCCACCGCCGCGCTGGAAGAGATGCGCTCGCAGGTAGGCCGGCAGTTTGACCCCGGCCTGTTTCCGGTCTTCGAGCAGCTGATCCACGAGCTGTATCCGGGCGCCTGGACCACGTCTCAACCCGATTGAGCTGCAACCTTTCTGTCAGACGCCCACCGCTACCCTAAGAAGCATGAGCGTGTTGCACAGTCTGCTGGGGGCCATCGTCAAGGACGGGGCCAGCGATGTACATTTGCGGGCGGGCAGCGCGCCGATGGGACGAATCAACGGTCTGATCCGGCGGTACGGCGAGGCCAGCCT encodes:
- a CDS encoding NAD(P)/FAD-dependent oxidoreductase, yielding MMEPLPLAPATDVLIVGGGPAGLYAAFYAALRGVSVRLIEARPELGGQLSALYPDRRVYDVPAAPNAYADQLVAQLVRQLTPFAVDVRLGELVTALEPDGAGWVVGTDHQRYPAGAVILAAGLGALRPRPAPEPGMHTDWPQPGEHRGQRVWVQGGVPQATQAALQLHQQGAQVTLSHRRALFRGTPRQLEALEQARRAGGLQVVAAAAPDWQPPEPQDARYFLNSYLPDLTPLQEWPLGWQGEYVPAGPDGQTRLPGVYVAGDLSSAGADFKLISVAFAQAALCANHAVYHVRPELKVRPGHSSDRRLSYPD
- a CDS encoding FAD-dependent oxidoreductase yields the protein MTAFTQDRPLRVLIVGSGPSGVFAAEALIKQDTVPVSVDVLDRLPTPYGLVRYGVAPDHLKIKSVVSGFERTLNDPRVRFLGNVEFGRDLTYEDAKAHYDALIYTFGASADRRLGIPGEDLEGSMSATEFVAWYNGHPDAAARDLLLHAQGVAVVGVGNVALDVSRILAKNVQELAESDIAPHALKALDASPVRDVYILGRRGPAQAKFTTKELREFGELHDADPVVRPDEVMVDEASEAQITDNTVKKNLEVLRGFAARAPEGKERRVHLRFLVSPVEVLDDGQGRVGGLKIERNRLDEAGNAVGTGEYEVLPVQMVLRSVGYRGVQVPGVPFDERRAVIPNSQGRVEGRVGEYAAGWIKRGPSGVIGTNKADAVESVRQLLDDAAAGTLPAAAQPGREAVDALLSSRQVEVVTLADWQALDRHELEQGQAQGRPRAKVAHRHEMLHIIRSQRVVKS
- a CDS encoding helix-turn-helix domain-containing protein, which produces MLLDRTTDSKTIDKHTFVDTVSHRPGSVILYPGKSEMLYRVASGLVRIHTMDDDGNGLTLRYVRPGDYFGEEALAGLNRQYFAEAVTDSTVDVINPALMSAEDNLLVTTHLVRTLERAYESIYRLVGKRLRARIAGELLELKDTALATVQPSGETMIYATHDELAAAVGSVRETVTKVVGELSRESVISAGYGKITLRDEKALARIAAE
- a CDS encoding HD-GYP domain-containing protein — its product is MILMRGAVHDQVPSRLAPWGAGASCGSLAPRWQLLLGRLTRLLEERDAETDRHTTRVTHLAQQFARRLNVPPERCRALGWGARLHDIGKLTVPMELLQKAGPLHAWEREVLCGHVWAGQCIAGALDGLPAAALTVIAEHHERWDGQGYPRGLRGEQISLEARLFSLCDVFDALTHQRSYKPAWGPTAALEEMRSQVGRQFDPGLFPVFEQLIHELYPGAWTTSQPD